One genomic region from Ralstonia pickettii DTP0602 encodes:
- a CDS encoding AraC family transcriptional regulator, with translation MTMTIQEPNQTGPLPRDLLHALREGGYDVSALAPAPESDTDFPSAAPAAGPQQASHLLCAVYQATGDPAIGLWLGSRMQPDLLGLAGLPAMAGPSLGTALRRIARYQRLMSGDRIELRRQGDEAWVCICPSEPEAPDTRPRIDMELCSLLAFGRQFTRKPLHPLRVSLRIGQPDWHLRYTEAFDCPVRFGEPEDAIVFGRRDLALRLMARARPSPSTQSATGEPRPSAASLDDVRAALQQLAGERALSLAAVARHLDVSERTLQRRLMAAGTGFRALCEEARRDLAGRFLTEGAMSLGEIAFRLGFDDANSFFRAFRRWTGMTPGDYRRAAAHPPG, from the coding sequence ATGACAATGACAATACAAGAGCCCAACCAAACCGGGCCGTTGCCTCGTGACCTGCTGCACGCGCTGCGTGAAGGCGGTTACGACGTTTCGGCACTCGCGCCCGCCCCGGAATCCGATACCGACTTCCCGTCCGCCGCGCCGGCGGCCGGCCCCCAACAGGCCAGCCATCTGCTGTGCGCCGTCTACCAGGCCACCGGCGACCCGGCCATCGGCCTGTGGCTGGGCAGCCGGATGCAGCCCGACCTGCTCGGCCTGGCCGGCTTGCCCGCCATGGCCGGCCCGTCGCTGGGCACCGCGCTGCGGCGCATCGCGCGCTACCAGCGGCTGATGTCGGGCGACCGCATCGAACTGCGCCGCCAGGGCGACGAGGCCTGGGTCTGCATCTGCCCGAGCGAGCCCGAAGCGCCCGACACCCGCCCGCGCATCGACATGGAACTGTGTTCGCTGCTGGCCTTCGGGCGCCAGTTCACGCGCAAGCCGCTGCATCCGCTGCGCGTGTCGCTGCGCATCGGCCAGCCGGACTGGCACCTGCGCTATACCGAGGCGTTCGATTGCCCGGTGCGCTTCGGCGAGCCGGAGGACGCGATCGTGTTCGGCCGCCGCGACCTGGCGCTGCGGCTGATGGCACGCGCCCGCCCCAGCCCGTCGACACAGTCGGCCACGGGCGAGCCGCGGCCGTCGGCGGCGTCGCTGGACGATGTCCGCGCCGCCCTGCAACAGCTCGCGGGCGAACGCGCGCTGAGCCTGGCCGCGGTGGCACGCCACCTCGACGTCAGCGAACGCACGCTGCAGCGCCGGCTGATGGCCGCGGGCACGGGCTTCCGGGCGCTGTGCGAGGAAGCGCGCCGCGACCTGGCCGGCCGCTTCCTGACCGAGGGCGCGATGTCGCTGGGAGAGATCGCGTTCCGGCTAGGCTTTGACGATGCCAACTCGTTTTTCCGCGCCTTCCGCCGCTGGACCGGCATGACGCCGGGCGACTACCGGCGCGCGGCGGCGCACCCGCCCGGCTAG
- a CDS encoding short-chain dehydrogenase (K07234: K07234; uncharacterized protein involved in response to NO): METIPILPARRPSPSGKTPAGPPPRGFALFALGFRPFYLGGAVFAALAIAAWSAMLAGVNAVGPAAAIPAMFWHAHEMVFGFAAAIVVGFLFTAGRAWTGQPTPTGAALAVLFLLWLAGRVGMWVAPGIAAFVIEGAFLPLAALAFTRTLAKAGNRRNYPLALALWLLAVADIASLWLQARGQDGAAMQACRAGVALVTLFVVVIGGRVIPMFTTNAIPGFRLRQYRQVDRMVVPAAVLGLASGLLPLPGWLAAALSLLAAAVLAVRVAGWRGYAVGNRPLLWVLHLAYAWLPVALALQALGALGLVMAGLATHAFTVGVLGVAIIAMITRTALGHTGRMLAAGRAETAAYWLVAAAAVLRVFGPMLWPAGYLHWVWGAGACWVAGFALYALTYAARLMRPRVDGKPG; encoded by the coding sequence ATGGAAACCATCCCGATCCTTCCCGCCCGGCGCCCGTCGCCATCCGGCAAGACGCCCGCCGGGCCGCCGCCGCGCGGCTTTGCCCTGTTTGCGCTGGGGTTCCGGCCGTTCTACCTGGGCGGGGCGGTGTTCGCCGCGCTGGCGATCGCGGCATGGTCGGCGATGCTGGCGGGTGTAAATGCGGTCGGTCCGGCAGCCGCGATCCCGGCGATGTTCTGGCATGCGCACGAGATGGTGTTTGGCTTCGCCGCTGCCATCGTGGTCGGCTTCCTGTTCACCGCGGGGCGCGCATGGACAGGGCAGCCCACACCGACCGGCGCCGCGCTGGCGGTGCTGTTCCTGCTGTGGCTGGCGGGGCGCGTGGGCATGTGGGTGGCGCCGGGCATCGCGGCCTTCGTGATCGAGGGCGCGTTCCTGCCGCTGGCGGCGCTGGCCTTCACGCGCACGCTGGCAAAGGCCGGCAACCGCCGCAACTATCCGCTTGCGCTGGCGCTGTGGCTGCTTGCCGTCGCTGACATCGCCAGCCTGTGGCTGCAGGCGCGCGGCCAGGATGGCGCGGCGATGCAGGCGTGCCGCGCCGGCGTCGCGCTGGTAACGCTGTTCGTGGTGGTGATCGGCGGCCGCGTGATCCCGATGTTCACGACCAATGCGATCCCGGGATTCCGCCTGCGGCAATACCGGCAGGTGGACCGCATGGTGGTGCCGGCGGCGGTGCTGGGGTTGGCCTCTGGGCTGCTGCCCCTGCCGGGCTGGCTGGCGGCGGCGCTGTCGTTGCTGGCGGCCGCGGTGCTGGCCGTGCGCGTGGCAGGCTGGCGCGGCTACGCGGTGGGCAACCGGCCGCTGCTGTGGGTGCTGCACCTGGCCTATGCGTGGCTGCCGGTGGCGCTGGCATTGCAGGCACTGGGCGCGCTCGGACTGGTGATGGCCGGGCTGGCGACGCATGCCTTCACCGTCGGCGTGCTCGGCGTGGCGATCATCGCCATGATCACGCGCACCGCGTTGGGCCACACCGGACGCATGCTGGCAGCGGGCCGCGCGGAAACCGCGGCGTACTGGCTGGTGGCTGCCGCCGCGGTGCTGCGGGTGTTCGGGCCGATGCTATGGCCGGCCGGGTATTTGCACTGGGTCTGGGGTGCGGGCGCGTGCTGGGTGGCGGGGTTTGCGCTCTACGCGCTGACCTATGCGGCGCGGCTCATGCGCCCGCGGGTGGACGGCAAGCCGGGCTGA
- a CDS encoding LysR family transcriptional regulator, with the protein MDRIGDIGLFLRVLDLGSISAAARSLDLSVAVASQRLQRDLGVRLLHRTTRRLHATPEGAVLAEQGRALVDDLEALSTSLRQAGTGVSGTLRITTSSSFGRLYVSPLLPEFLRQHPGLTMSVNLTDNVLDLVSAGFDLAIRIGALDDSTLVARRLANNQRLLCASPDYLRRRGIPQTPQDLARHDCLVLVGSQGRQDIWRLGDGTGGEMAVRVRGRIEANTGELLSDAALAGFGIALHSTWHVCADLRAGRLVQVLADYPVADTGIYAVMPQRRLVPPRVRAFVDFLAGRFGDNPPWE; encoded by the coding sequence ATGGACCGGATCGGCGATATCGGCCTGTTCCTGCGCGTGCTCGACCTGGGCTCGATCAGCGCCGCGGCGCGCAGCCTGGACTTGTCGGTGGCGGTGGCCAGCCAGCGGCTGCAGCGCGACCTGGGCGTGCGCCTGCTGCATCGCACTACGCGCCGGCTGCATGCCACGCCCGAGGGCGCGGTGCTGGCCGAGCAGGGCCGCGCGCTGGTGGATGACCTGGAGGCGCTGAGCACGTCGCTGCGGCAAGCGGGCACCGGCGTGTCGGGAACGCTGCGGATTACCACGTCGTCATCATTCGGGCGGCTCTACGTATCGCCGCTGTTGCCGGAATTCCTGCGGCAGCATCCCGGGCTGACGATGAGTGTCAACCTGACCGACAACGTGCTGGACCTGGTCAGCGCGGGCTTTGACCTCGCCATCCGCATCGGCGCGCTCGACGACTCCACGCTGGTGGCGCGGCGCCTGGCCAACAACCAGCGCTTGCTGTGCGCCTCGCCCGATTACCTGCGGCGGCGCGGCATCCCGCAGACGCCGCAGGACCTGGCGCGGCATGACTGCCTGGTGCTGGTCGGCAGCCAGGGGCGGCAGGATATCTGGCGCTTGGGCGATGGCACTGGCGGCGAGATGGCCGTGCGGGTGCGCGGGCGCATCGAAGCCAATACCGGCGAGTTGCTGTCCGATGCGGCGCTGGCCGGCTTTGGCATCGCGCTGCATTCCACCTGGCATGTCTGCGCCGACCTGCGCGCCGGCCGGCTGGTACAGGTGCTGGCGGACTACCCGGTGGCCGACACCGGCATCTACGCGGTGATGCCGCAGCGCCGGCTGGTGCCGCCGCGCGTGCGCGCCTTTGTCGATTTCCTGGCCGGGCGCTTCGGCGACAACCCGCCGTGGGAGTAG
- a CDS encoding MFS transporter (K08156: araJ; MFS transporter, DHA1 family, arabinose polymer transporter), producing MASPVSAPASSGTTPAGAPPARGRLPVALYALTAGSFGIGCAEFVIMGLLLQVAADLQVTIAAAGMLVSGYALGVFAGAPVLTLLTRRMPRKAVLLALMVIYTIGNAACALAPDYTTLMIARVLTSLTHGTFFGVGAVVATGLVPEDRRASAISVMFSGLTLATLLGMPAGAWLGLHLGWRATFWAMTLIGLLSLAVIALLVKKSRDHSAPVALRDELATIGRPQVLLGLLMTVLQSMGIFAVITYVQPLLTRVSGFGEAAVSPILLLFGAGMIIGNILGGRFADRTPTRAVLATLATLTLVLAAMTLAIHSQVMVVAFVGILGIAAFATVSPLQLRVLRHARGAGENLASSFNIAAFNLGNGIGAWLGGVVVDHGPGLTALPWVAALAPLAALAVAWLSVRLENGSRAAVPVAQACP from the coding sequence ATGGCCTCCCCAGTTTCCGCCCCCGCCTCATCAGGCACCACCCCCGCCGGCGCCCCGCCCGCCCGCGGCCGGTTGCCCGTCGCGCTCTATGCCCTGACCGCCGGCTCGTTCGGCATCGGCTGCGCCGAGTTCGTCATCATGGGCCTGCTGCTGCAGGTCGCCGCCGACCTGCAGGTGACCATCGCCGCGGCCGGCATGCTGGTGTCCGGCTATGCGCTGGGCGTATTCGCCGGCGCGCCGGTGCTGACGCTGCTGACGCGGCGCATGCCGCGCAAGGCCGTGCTGCTGGCGCTGATGGTGATCTACACCATCGGCAATGCGGCCTGCGCGCTGGCGCCGGACTACACCACGCTGATGATCGCGCGCGTGCTGACCTCGCTCACGCACGGCACCTTCTTCGGCGTCGGCGCCGTGGTGGCGACCGGGCTGGTGCCGGAAGACCGCCGCGCCTCCGCGATCTCGGTGATGTTCTCCGGCCTGACGCTCGCGACGCTGCTGGGCATGCCCGCCGGCGCCTGGCTGGGCCTGCACCTGGGCTGGCGCGCGACCTTCTGGGCGATGACACTGATCGGGCTGCTGTCGCTGGCGGTGATCGCGCTGCTGGTGAAGAAGAGCCGCGACCACAGCGCACCGGTGGCGCTGCGCGACGAGTTGGCCACCATCGGCCGCCCGCAGGTGCTGCTGGGCCTGCTGATGACGGTGCTGCAGTCGATGGGGATCTTTGCGGTGATCACCTACGTGCAGCCGCTGCTGACGCGGGTGTCCGGCTTTGGCGAAGCGGCAGTGTCACCGATCCTGCTGCTGTTCGGTGCCGGCATGATCATCGGCAATATCCTTGGCGGCCGCTTTGCCGATCGCACGCCGACCCGCGCGGTGCTGGCGACGCTGGCCACGCTGACGCTGGTGCTGGCGGCGATGACCCTGGCGATCCACAGCCAGGTGATGGTGGTGGCGTTCGTCGGCATCCTCGGCATTGCCGCCTTTGCCACCGTCTCGCCGCTGCAACTGCGAGTGCTGCGCCACGCCCGGGGTGCCGGCGAGAACCTGGCGTCAAGCTTCAACATCGCCGCCTTCAACCTCGGCAATGGCATTGGCGCATGGCTGGGCGGCGTGGTGGTTGATCACGGCCCGGGGCTGACAGCATTGCCGTGGGTGGCCGCGCTGGCACCGCTGGCTGCGCTCGCGGTGGCATGGCTCAGCGTGAGGTTGGAAAACGGCAGCCGCGCCGCCGTGCCCGTGGCGCAAGCCTGCCCCTGA